A part of Paenibacillus sp. 481 genomic DNA contains:
- a CDS encoding non-ribosomal peptide synthetase, translated as MKQESVSRYKLPLPYSYKRSLSMDNVLVLESAVLSNDEVKSVYDFTNTHQVDITSLILSVWSILLANYTNQLSIAVMMHPMMESQQQQPISLEHFQPYVVSMNQEDSFIQLVQRLAAKEEQADHDLQHMESDDYFNIGIVEMGLSPLSECQTMGKLYKPELCLGYRLENNEGQLVIQYDSHLFSNAYIKNLLGHLKVLLQQCLQKPASPVLSHNILTTAEYEQTVIQWNQTTKALPTTKTIYQLLEEQVVRSPHTIALEFREQALTYSQLNSKANQIGSYIRQTYQAKFKSTLPPDTVIAVFMERSAELIPSLFGIMKAGGAFLPIDTAYPDERITFILEDSRANVIVTHTSLRDKLQRLTVDLSDLSIICVDEINGDHANLIANLEPVARSGNLAYVIYTSGSTGKPKGALIEHKGAVNLAYCLIEQFQLAPYVRVLQFASMSFDASVFEWVGTLSVGGTMVVLAQDELPPQADITDVLHDRNIHLTLLPPSVIRSMRKRGLPQLKTLISAGEALTEDIVQYWGKHHQLINVYGPTETTVICTVSYCRPDDLITIGKPIHNTQLFVLSPQLNPLPIGVPGELWIGGVGLARGYLNRDDLTSDRFQVVNIQDVNNLHPTSMRLYKTGDIVRWTPSGELEYIGRNDHQVKIRGFRIELGEVEYRIGQFPGITQCVVEVVEYDSNKRLAAYFSAEQYVQESELRTFLGTLIPSYMIPSFFIYVDHIRLNTNGKVDRAALPKPEATSKNVDSNTRLIVEPRNETEACLLSIWGHLLKRTDIGIHDHFFAIGGDSILAIQMVSKAREQGLILTPKLVAENPTVAAIAALACHHVNDSEFRSLSIEGEFGLSPIQQWFVQQQFEDPHCFNQSQILLVKHCDPQRLVSAVQKLVQHHPELTLRFSLRDDNTSEHGYQQYRAEKEGYQDVRIQYHPLQQTEDPDQEVVSISKQWHHHLNFEAGQLLHVGVITGHPDGKDRLVITIHHLVIDGVSWRIVLEDLQRLYQGQEAHPVASRFKDWHAALLAYAQQECTLEQLSYWKKVQEQLSALVLPVDFHDVDTMSTDYSELLVTLPEIDTTRLLKRSAHAYRTQINDLFIAAWALAMSEWTNKSSVAFKLEGHGREHCVADLDTTRTVGWFTTLFPICIHIPASRNIDDTIKSVKEQLRQLPDNGVSYGVLKYCHPNERVRDELNASLPQATFNYLGQFTHGEPEEGWTSFSRETAQDYSSPRNHGTNLLELNCSVVYDQLHLFFKYSRLHFKDSTIEKFADLLVAHLHRIIDHCSQQQAEMFTPSDFPLIEVEQEQLEPIVTNYHPRYHLDNIYPLSPVQLGLLYHYLEHKDSDQYFVQVTWKYEGQIHAERYKQAWDAMISENDCLRTFYVWEKLDAPYQCVIKQFELDWTVIDLSALSAEQQEERRVQLLDQDRMRRFDLSQPCPYRITLLKHRHDEWTMIWSYHHILLDGWSMPLLLNQVHERYDSAYHTTSSLLSYEKYIKWLITKDKSEAISFWTMHLKGIGEPTPLPLLHKEIDKAMYQPIVRQGSETLHVNQDLTEKMDQFVKRTHITLNTLVQFAWGKLLQVYADSDVTTLGVVVSGRGSDLPYANQIGGLLINTLPLVMRWDHQMSITEQLQQLHRDMQELNDYCYLSLIELKQLCEVQQHTLFHSIVAFENYLSDYQHIWDSFQVKDMEEIEKTNYPITITIVHLHDTIHIKFMYDRDYYEDTAILRLQSQLKNIIQFVVEQPDSLVGDIKLLSDEEYNKVIYEWNDTSTDYPRESTIPQLFAEQLQLHAEQPALVHYERVLTYQDVYDQSQYVACCLQQLQMRRETCIGVFLPRAPEFIIAILGILQAGGAYVPIDPDYPVSRVQEIVSAASIETIITCSVWAEKVAEAASGARFVFIDQLEFERESEMVVEHAHQGCDDKAKSNADSTQLAYVMFTSGSTGQPKGVMIEQRSIVRLVKNSNTFPFHSTTRMLLIASPVFDASTFDIWGTLLNGQTLYMVDKEDVLTSVEKWIEKWDITMISISPSFFNVLVQYHDSVFAKLKAVLLGGEVLSIKQINEIKQKYPELMLINGYGPTENTTYSTTYPIERTFKTRVPIGKPISNSTCYILDRYGYVQPIGAIGELYVGGDGVARGYFGQEQLTKEKFIPNPFASVDDKNRGRNAVLYRTGDRARWLEDGHIDFVGRADFQVKIRGFRVECGEIEQHLADHPDVRECIVVVQENELNKQLVAYYTSDKWVSGHEHNVRDFLKERLPSYMLPSAIVRLEQFALNINGKIDRTRLPQPKPEHSSLDIQLAPRNEDEQTISQIWCKVLKLSRISVTDPFLEVGGHSLHALQIVSLMQREGYEVTVRQILLEQTVAKLAQVISRRTGNVQVEKEAVEQEQARYTALPNNGFPLSAVQRRFLKRKLVNHHQFNIPYIALLKKRVSLGSMQQALSEVIQKHDTLRLTFKQLDDGTWYQLEQELNSDTLCTLVCLEDESMSHDSYITQYCTQLQDQFDIKSGLLFKAVLFDRYQHQDQQVLLLLFHHIIFDGISLQIFLEDLKHALGDHMLPSNGSDAIEQSASSYREWCENLLHYAQTANFEQPTAYWKAVLEAGRSLQVDMENQAIPTHRTMNTLSQAVLTNADDIRLLKQYTLQHQTTHLGVLLTALMCACYDLKKQTDILLHLMSYQRESFVPSTEIFRTIGFFAGAYPIRIQANEKHIQLREDTELVGAMKQTLEHVPAEGLDYFVLKHVLPDIQTDALQLPDSTHMLFHYMSQETDAPSNDFYEQLSIPFGHTNSPDNPSAYLLNMTVTQHHNRLHITCYYSTLHFEQQTIQTLLHLFTEHLNRMIMTTVHSELTAIGEGRQ; from the coding sequence ATGAAGCAGGAGTCCGTGTCTCGCTACAAATTGCCATTGCCGTATTCGTACAAACGTTCATTAAGTATGGACAATGTCCTAGTTTTGGAGTCTGCTGTACTCTCCAATGACGAAGTAAAAAGTGTATATGATTTTACAAATACTCATCAGGTTGATATAACATCGCTAATTCTATCTGTTTGGTCTATCCTACTAGCTAACTATACCAATCAGCTCAGCATCGCTGTAATGATGCACCCGATGATGGAATCACAGCAGCAACAGCCTATCAGCTTAGAGCATTTCCAACCTTATGTAGTGAGTATGAATCAGGAAGACTCATTTATTCAGCTTGTTCAACGTCTAGCAGCGAAAGAGGAACAAGCTGATCATGATCTACAACATATGGAATCGGATGACTATTTCAACATAGGAATCGTTGAGATGGGTCTATCCCCACTTTCAGAGTGCCAAACGATGGGCAAACTCTATAAACCAGAGCTTTGTCTCGGGTATCGTCTAGAAAATAACGAAGGCCAGCTCGTCATCCAATATGACTCACACTTATTTTCGAATGCATATATCAAGAACCTGCTTGGGCATTTAAAAGTGTTGCTGCAGCAATGCTTACAAAAACCTGCTAGCCCTGTTCTGTCACACAACATCCTAACTACAGCGGAGTATGAGCAGACGGTCATACAATGGAATCAAACCACGAAGGCGTTACCGACTACGAAGACTATATATCAGCTGCTCGAAGAGCAAGTGGTACGTAGTCCTCATACGATTGCGCTTGAATTTAGAGAACAAGCATTAACTTATTCACAACTGAACAGCAAGGCGAATCAGATTGGCAGTTACATACGACAGACGTACCAGGCGAAGTTCAAGAGTACGTTACCTCCAGATACGGTAATAGCCGTATTTATGGAACGCAGTGCTGAACTGATTCCGTCTCTCTTCGGAATTATGAAGGCGGGCGGTGCTTTTCTGCCGATAGATACGGCGTATCCTGACGAGAGAATTACATTTATTTTGGAAGATTCAAGAGCTAACGTTATTGTGACGCACACATCGTTACGGGATAAGCTTCAACGGCTTACAGTTGATTTAAGCGATCTGAGCATCATTTGTGTTGATGAGATAAATGGGGATCACGCAAATTTGATTGCGAATCTAGAACCAGTTGCAAGGAGCGGCAATCTAGCCTATGTGATTTACACTTCCGGTTCGACAGGTAAACCGAAAGGGGCTCTGATCGAACATAAAGGGGCTGTAAATCTAGCCTACTGCCTGATTGAGCAATTCCAATTAGCACCATATGTAAGAGTGCTCCAATTTGCTTCTATGAGCTTTGATGCGTCTGTCTTTGAATGGGTAGGCACTTTATCTGTGGGCGGTACGATGGTCGTGCTAGCACAAGATGAATTGCCTCCGCAGGCGGATATTACAGATGTGTTGCATGACCGGAACATTCATTTAACATTGCTTCCACCCTCTGTGATCCGATCGATGAGGAAAAGAGGGCTGCCGCAGTTAAAGACACTCATTTCGGCAGGAGAAGCTCTAACCGAAGATATTGTCCAATATTGGGGAAAGCATCACCAATTGATAAATGTGTATGGACCGACAGAAACGACGGTGATATGTACAGTAAGCTATTGTCGGCCGGACGATCTGATTACGATAGGTAAGCCTATTCACAATACCCAGTTATTTGTACTGAGTCCGCAGCTCAATCCTCTGCCGATAGGTGTTCCTGGAGAGCTGTGGATTGGAGGCGTAGGGTTAGCAAGAGGTTATTTGAATCGTGATGACTTAACCAGTGATAGATTCCAAGTTGTCAATATCCAAGATGTGAATAATTTGCATCCGACTTCGATGCGACTTTATAAGACAGGAGACATCGTAAGGTGGACGCCGAGCGGGGAATTGGAATATATCGGCCGTAACGATCATCAAGTCAAAATACGCGGCTTTCGCATTGAGTTGGGCGAAGTCGAGTACCGGATTGGTCAATTTCCAGGCATAACGCAATGTGTTGTTGAGGTGGTGGAGTACGATTCAAATAAGAGACTGGCCGCCTATTTCTCAGCCGAACAATACGTGCAAGAAAGTGAATTAAGAACTTTCTTAGGAACATTAATCCCTTCCTACATGATCCCGTCTTTCTTCATTTATGTTGATCATATACGACTTAATACGAACGGCAAAGTGGATCGAGCGGCGCTACCTAAACCGGAAGCCACAAGTAAAAATGTGGATTCGAATACACGTCTTATAGTCGAGCCGCGAAATGAAACGGAAGCCTGTTTGCTAAGTATTTGGGGGCATTTATTAAAACGAACAGATATAGGCATTCATGATCATTTCTTTGCGATTGGTGGGGATTCGATCTTAGCCATTCAAATGGTGTCGAAGGCGCGAGAACAAGGCCTAATCCTTACTCCCAAGCTTGTTGCCGAGAATCCGACCGTAGCAGCGATAGCTGCACTCGCTTGTCACCATGTGAACGATAGCGAGTTCCGTTCTTTAAGTATAGAAGGGGAATTCGGCTTATCACCGATTCAACAATGGTTTGTTCAGCAGCAATTTGAAGATCCGCATTGCTTTAATCAATCGCAAATCTTATTGGTGAAGCATTGCGACCCACAACGACTAGTGTCAGCCGTCCAGAAACTGGTGCAACATCATCCAGAGCTTACACTAAGATTCAGTCTGCGAGATGATAACACCTCGGAGCATGGATACCAGCAATATCGAGCCGAAAAGGAGGGATATCAGGATGTCCGCATCCAGTATCATCCTTTACAACAGACAGAAGATCCCGATCAAGAAGTCGTATCGATAAGTAAGCAGTGGCACCATCATCTCAACTTTGAAGCGGGTCAACTTCTACACGTTGGAGTCATCACAGGGCATCCTGATGGAAAGGATCGTCTCGTCATCACGATACATCATCTGGTCATTGATGGAGTATCGTGGAGAATTGTGCTGGAAGACTTGCAGCGATTGTATCAAGGTCAGGAAGCGCATCCGGTGGCAAGCCGATTCAAAGACTGGCATGCTGCACTCCTTGCCTATGCGCAACAGGAATGTACACTTGAACAGTTATCTTATTGGAAAAAGGTTCAAGAACAGTTAAGTGCATTGGTGTTGCCTGTTGATTTTCACGATGTCGACACGATGAGCACCGATTATAGCGAGCTGCTGGTGACGTTGCCGGAAATCGATACAACACGACTCTTAAAGCGGAGTGCGCACGCGTATCGTACGCAAATAAATGACTTATTTATTGCAGCTTGGGCACTAGCGATGTCGGAATGGACGAACAAATCGAGTGTAGCTTTCAAGCTTGAAGGCCATGGCCGCGAGCACTGTGTTGCAGATCTGGATACGACACGAACCGTCGGTTGGTTTACGACGCTGTTTCCCATTTGCATTCACATTCCAGCAAGTCGGAACATCGACGATACGATAAAGTCAGTCAAAGAACAGTTGCGACAACTCCCAGACAATGGCGTTTCCTATGGCGTGTTGAAATATTGTCATCCAAATGAGCGGGTCAGAGACGAATTAAATGCATCGCTACCACAGGCGACATTTAACTATTTGGGGCAATTTACTCATGGTGAGCCGGAAGAAGGTTGGACTTCTTTTTCCCGCGAGACAGCACAGGACTATAGCTCACCCCGGAATCATGGGACGAACTTGCTTGAGCTGAATTGCTCGGTCGTCTATGACCAATTGCACCTATTTTTTAAATATAGCCGCTTGCATTTCAAAGATAGCACGATCGAGAAGTTTGCTGATTTATTAGTGGCTCATTTACATCGTATTATTGATCATTGCAGTCAACAGCAAGCAGAGATGTTCACGCCCAGCGATTTTCCACTCATTGAAGTTGAACAAGAGCAGCTAGAGCCGATCGTAACCAACTATCACCCGCGCTATCATCTGGATAACATTTATCCGTTAAGTCCAGTACAGCTTGGGCTACTATATCATTATCTAGAACATAAAGATTCAGACCAATATTTCGTACAAGTAACGTGGAAATATGAAGGTCAAATTCATGCGGAACGATATAAGCAAGCATGGGACGCGATGATTTCCGAAAATGACTGTTTGCGAACATTTTATGTGTGGGAAAAGTTAGATGCGCCCTATCAGTGTGTAATTAAGCAGTTTGAGCTAGATTGGACCGTAATCGACCTATCTGCATTATCTGCTGAACAACAGGAAGAGCGGCGGGTACAACTGCTCGACCAAGATCGGATGAGACGGTTTGATCTTAGTCAACCTTGTCCATATCGGATTACGCTACTTAAGCATCGTCACGATGAGTGGACGATGATTTGGAGCTACCATCATATTTTATTGGATGGCTGGAGCATGCCATTATTGTTGAATCAAGTTCATGAGCGGTATGACAGTGCATACCATACCACTTCAAGCTTGCTATCTTATGAGAAATACATCAAATGGCTCATAACCAAAGACAAGTCAGAAGCTATATCCTTCTGGACAATGCATCTGAAGGGAATTGGAGAGCCCACTCCGCTCCCCCTGTTGCATAAAGAGATTGATAAGGCCATGTATCAGCCGATTGTAAGACAGGGCTCGGAGACATTGCATGTAAATCAGGACCTGACAGAAAAAATGGATCAATTTGTAAAAAGAACGCATATTACGCTTAACACGCTGGTGCAATTTGCTTGGGGCAAGCTGTTGCAAGTATACGCGGATTCGGATGTGACGACGCTTGGTGTTGTTGTGTCCGGCAGGGGATCGGATCTCCCGTATGCGAATCAAATTGGCGGCTTGTTAATTAACACCTTGCCGTTGGTTATGCGTTGGGACCATCAAATGTCCATTACTGAGCAGCTTCAGCAGCTTCATCGTGACATGCAGGAGCTCAATGATTATTGCTATTTAAGCTTGATTGAACTGAAGCAATTGTGCGAAGTTCAGCAGCACACGTTATTTCATAGTATCGTCGCATTTGAAAATTATTTAAGTGATTACCAGCATATTTGGGATAGCTTTCAAGTCAAAGATATGGAAGAGATAGAGAAGACGAATTATCCGATTACGATTACGATCGTCCATTTGCATGACACGATACATATCAAGTTTATGTATGATCGCGATTATTACGAGGACACAGCCATTCTTCGTCTGCAAAGTCAATTGAAAAATATTATACAGTTTGTCGTTGAACAGCCGGACAGCTTAGTCGGAGATATTAAGCTGTTGTCAGACGAAGAGTATAACAAAGTCATTTATGAGTGGAACGATACATCTACCGACTATCCGAGAGAGAGTACCATTCCACAATTATTTGCGGAGCAGCTTCAGCTCCATGCAGAGCAACCAGCACTGGTTCATTATGAACGTGTGCTTACGTATCAAGACGTTTATGATCAGTCACAATACGTTGCTTGTTGTTTACAGCAGCTCCAGATGAGAAGAGAGACGTGTATAGGTGTCTTTTTACCACGTGCTCCGGAATTTATCATCGCGATACTTGGGATATTACAAGCTGGCGGCGCTTATGTGCCGATTGATCCTGACTACCCAGTGAGTAGAGTGCAAGAAATTGTGAGTGCTGCCAGCATCGAGACGATTATTACGTGTTCGGTTTGGGCTGAGAAGGTTGCGGAAGCGGCATCTGGAGCGCGGTTTGTCTTCATCGATCAACTCGAATTTGAACGAGAGTCAGAGATGGTTGTCGAACATGCCCATCAAGGGTGTGATGATAAAGCTAAATCCAACGCCGACTCTACGCAGCTTGCTTATGTGATGTTCACATCAGGTTCCACGGGGCAGCCGAAAGGAGTCATGATTGAACAGCGAAGCATCGTAAGACTTGTGAAAAATAGCAACACATTTCCGTTTCACTCGACCACGAGAATGTTACTCATTGCTTCACCTGTATTTGATGCGTCTACGTTCGATATTTGGGGAACATTACTCAATGGTCAAACCTTATATATGGTCGATAAAGAAGATGTATTAACCAGCGTAGAGAAATGGATTGAAAAATGGGATATCACAATGATTTCAATTAGCCCGTCCTTTTTTAATGTATTGGTCCAGTATCATGACAGTGTATTCGCTAAATTAAAGGCCGTCTTGTTGGGTGGAGAGGTACTTTCGATTAAGCAAATTAATGAAATAAAGCAAAAATATCCTGAACTAATGCTTATCAACGGATATGGGCCTACTGAAAATACAACATACTCTACTACCTATCCCATTGAGCGGACCTTTAAAACTCGTGTACCTATCGGTAAACCTATTAGCAATTCGACCTGCTATATTTTAGACAGGTATGGATATGTCCAGCCTATTGGGGCGATTGGTGAACTGTACGTAGGAGGAGACGGAGTCGCTAGAGGCTACTTTGGTCAAGAGCAGTTAACGAAGGAGAAGTTTATACCGAATCCTTTTGCTTCTGTTGACGATAAGAACAGGGGAAGAAATGCAGTGCTATATCGTACGGGTGATAGAGCCAGATGGCTGGAGGATGGCCATATCGATTTTGTTGGCAGAGCAGATTTTCAGGTGAAAATTCGTGGCTTCCGTGTGGAATGTGGAGAAATAGAGCAGCATCTTGCGGATCATCCTGACGTACGTGAGTGTATCGTTGTTGTACAGGAGAATGAGTTGAATAAGCAGCTAGTTGCCTATTATACATCTGACAAATGGGTGAGCGGGCACGAGCATAACGTGAGAGATTTCTTGAAAGAACGATTGCCATCGTATATGCTTCCTTCTGCCATCGTTCGACTGGAGCAGTTCGCTTTAAATATTAATGGGAAAATTGATCGAACGCGTTTGCCACAGCCTAAGCCCGAACATAGTTCCTTGGATATTCAGTTGGCACCTAGAAATGAGGATGAACAAACGATTTCCCAAATCTGGTGTAAAGTGCTGAAGCTCAGCAGGATTAGTGTGACAGATCCATTTTTGGAAGTCGGCGGGCATTCGTTACATGCACTCCAAATTGTAAGTCTGATGCAGCGTGAAGGATATGAAGTAACCGTAAGACAAATATTGCTGGAGCAGACGGTTGCCAAATTGGCCCAAGTCATCTCGAGAAGAACAGGAAACGTACAAGTAGAAAAAGAGGCAGTTGAACAAGAGCAGGCACGATATACAGCACTCCCGAACAATGGTTTTCCGCTATCAGCGGTGCAAAGGCGTTTTCTCAAGCGTAAATTAGTTAATCATCATCAATTTAATATTCCGTATATCGCGCTGCTTAAGAAACGTGTCTCACTCGGTTCCATGCAGCAAGCGTTGAGCGAGGTCATTCAGAAGCACGATACCTTGCGATTAACATTCAAACAGCTTGATGATGGAACATGGTATCAATTGGAGCAGGAATTGAATAGCGATACTCTATGCACGTTGGTTTGTCTAGAAGACGAGTCCATGTCTCATGATAGCTATATCACACAGTACTGCACGCAATTACAAGATCAGTTTGATATTAAAAGTGGACTATTGTTCAAAGCGGTGTTGTTTGATCGCTATCAGCATCAGGATCAGCAGGTGCTACTGTTACTGTTCCATCATATTATTTTTGATGGTATCTCCTTGCAAATATTTTTGGAGGACTTGAAGCATGCATTGGGAGACCACATGCTACCTAGCAACGGAAGTGATGCCATCGAGCAGTCAGCAAGCAGCTATCGCGAATGGTGCGAGAACCTGCTTCATTATGCGCAAACTGCTAATTTTGAGCAACCAACCGCATATTGGAAAGCCGTGTTGGAAGCGGGGCGCTCCTTGCAAGTTGATATGGAGAACCAAGCCATACCTACTCATCGAACGATGAATACGTTATCTCAGGCGGTCTTAACGAATGCCGATGATATCAGGCTACTTAAACAGTACACCTTACAACATCAAACAACGCATCTGGGTGTCTTACTTACCGCTCTTATGTGCGCCTGCTACGATCTTAAAAAACAGACCGATATTCTTCTTCATCTTATGTCGTATCAGCGCGAGTCATTTGTGCCCAGTACAGAAATTTTCCGTACGATCGGATTTTTTGCTGGAGCCTACCCTATTCGGATTCAAGCTAATGAGAAGCATATACAGCTAAGAGAAGATACGGAACTGGTGGGAGCAATGAAGCAAACATTAGAACATGTTCCAGCAGAAGGCTTGGACTATTTCGTTCTCAAGCATGTGCTGCCAGATATTCAGACAGACGCTTTACAGCTCCCAGACTCAACTCATATGTTGTTTCATTACATGTCACAAGAAACAGACGCTCCGAGTAATGATTTTTATGAACAACTGAGCATCCCTTTTGGTCATACGAATTCGCCGGATAATCCGTCTGCTTACTTGTTAAATATGACCGTCACGCAGCATCATAATCGCTTGCATATAACCTGCTATTACAGCACGCTGCATTTTGAACAACAAACGATACAAACTTTGTTGCATTTATTTACGGAGCATTTGAACCGAATGATTATGACTACTGTGCATTCAGAATTAACCGCGATAGGCGAAGGGAGACAATAA